The Pristiophorus japonicus isolate sPriJap1 chromosome 2, sPriJap1.hap1, whole genome shotgun sequence DNA segment ATGGCTTGAAACAATGAGCTCACCCGGATTTCCCAGAGAAGACTCCTTCTTCGACAAaactaaaaaggaaaagaaaaggagGGAGTCTTAAATGTGTCTTTCTGGCAGCATGTTATGAGAATTATTTAAGCAGAGAACCTCAACAAAATGTCACAAAACCAACATGAGCATGAAAAATCAGGACATCAGGCAGACATAGGAAAATTGACAAGACAGTTAAGGAATTGAGGCTCAAATTGGCGGAGCAAGCCAATCAAATTGAGACTCTCCAAAATGATTTTAAAAACTCCATACGTTGCATCTGGCCATTAGTATGACTATGGCAGATAATAGCAAGCAAAAGGAGGACAAAATGAGGCAAAAGTGCACAGAGGCTCAAAACCAAGTAGCTAAGTCAGAAAATAAATGTCGCGAATTAGCAGCCGGCCTTAGATTCCTTTAAGCGGCTCACATAACCAATAGGGAAAACAGAGCAGACCATACTCAGTGCAAGAAAACTATCAAAGAATTAGAAAGCCAATTGATCATGCAAAAGGGTGTCATGCATGCTTTTTTAAGGAAGATGGCCCCCAAGTGTTCCGACAAAATAGGGAGAACCAGGGAGGGACATGTAAATGTGACCCCTGCGGCGATGATTGTAGCTCAGGAACGGACCGCTGGGAGTATCGTCCACCCTCACAGGTACCTGGCCATGACCCGCCCCCATACCCAGGATCCCCGGGGAGCGATCCTATCCCCATGCACCCCATAACTACTACCAGTACTCCTGGAGCAGATGCCAATGCACCCTCCACATACGTAATCCCCTTCTCCATAACCCAGTTGAAGGATTTAGCTTAAATAATAATCAGAGACAGGTAACGGAGGCAGGAAAAAAATGGAGAAAAGTTGGAGAAAAGAATGGTCACCATATTGGAAAGTCACGCTCAGactatcaaccaattaatcaatGTTGCCAAGAAAGCAGAGAGCCAAACTCGGGCCCAAATTATGGAAACGGGATGATAGAAGAATGACGGGAAAACCTGCAGGAAACCAAAGAGGGTAGAATCCCCACTTGGATCAATAATACCCAAATTCAGAGTCTGACCTCGAACAAGGAACCCCATCCTCCAGAGGGATGCCAGCTGCGAAAACACTGCAAAGTGTGGTTTCAACAACAGTACCGCCAAGAACTGTACTCTGACCATGTTGAATGTGAAGGCCCAAACATTCATCAGGAGTGCCTATTTGGGAAATGGGACTTATGGTTTCACCGCCACCAAAAGGACCTACCATTACAGAACACAAGTTTGCCCGATACCCAAACCAAGCTTCTGCACTCACCCGTTGAGACTTATGAGAATTGGAAATAAAGAAATTATTAATATCGAAAGAAGAGGACAAGTACAAAGTGGACCCCGTATTGAAGCCAAAACCCTACTGTGAATTggcagaagtaggcaccagggaagagacccttgatgGAATAGAGTTAGGACGGACTGATCATCCAtggacctattgggtaactataaagtataagtgctgagtcttgtactttttctgtattaaacgaacattaacggtaccgccattgtttagtgtgtcatttggtatttaactcaagaaccgtcgcaggcaactactagtcacatgaTAACGAAATTGCCGTTCAAGCAACACCATCTTTCGGATGCGTcattcaaccgaggccccatcagccctcaaccaatatcactaaaacagatgatgtggCCATTGCTttcatggcagcttgctgtgcgcgaatcatctgctgcatttccaacagagaatgcacttcaaatgtactttgatgttgctgtacttcattggctgtaaagcactttgggacatgctgaggtcgtgcaaggtgctacataaggacaggtctttaTTGAACaaaaaggcccaaaaatggaagTGTCAGTAACAAGATATCAATTAGTCTCCACTTATCTTGGAGAAATCAAAGCTGATTTGTCAGATATTcataaaattaaactccagcccagttataggggaaacaaagcccaattgtcagaatgaacatggttcagtcctggatgtgattaacagcagaatccaacccatgCAGTgagttgtgaactcgctggtgtctccgcaggtgggatgaacgagagaatcccttcccacactcagagcaggtgaatggcctctccccagtgtgaatgcgttggtgtatCATCAGatgatttctgcttttaaagctcttctcacagtcagaacatttaaaaggcctcttattggtgtgaacaagttggtgtgtagTCAGATGGTatgactgagtgaaccccttcccatacacagagcaggtgaacggcctctccccagtgtgagtgcgttggtgactCGTCAGTACatctctgcttttaaagctcttctcacagtcagagcatttaaaaggtctcttattggtgtgaacaaggtGGTGTGTAGTGAGTTGGGTTAACCGAGGAAATcccatcccacacactgagcaggtgaacggcctcgcccCAGTATGAACTTTCTGGTGTGTCTTCAGGTGGGATGacgtaatgaatcccttcccatacacggggcaggtgaacggcctctccccagtgtgactgcggtgATGAGTTTCCAGCTGGCATGggaaattgaatcccttcccacagtccccacatttccatggtttctctGTGGTGCGGATGTCCAGGTTGGACGATCTCTTGAaaactcgtccacacacacaacaagtgtacggtttctccccgctgtgaatggtgtgatgatttttcaggctgtgtaactggttaaagctcttcccacagtcagtgcattggtacactctcactcgggtgtgtgtgtctcggtgcttttccagacatatggatgtttgaaatcttttccaaaAACCAGAACagacaaatatttctccttccacattcgaaGACCGATGATATTCAGGACCTGATGAATCAAGTGACTCTGTCAGACCTTTGCTATATGTTTGGTTTGAATTTACTGTCtgaaaatcctccccttctaataccctgtaaaaaggagtttacaaaagtcatcactgtaagtacagaacagaaattcagaacaggcaATCATAGTTTCAATGGAACATTCTTCCCTGTTTTGTTCCCCCAAACCTGTAAATCCCATCCCACAATCTCCCTCCTCcccagaaggtgttgactctggcaggattcacttctacactcattgcttcccccctctctctccttcccagaAGGTGCTGCCACT contains these protein-coding regions:
- the LOC139228086 gene encoding zinc finger protein 300-like, encoding MTSLLAAVALLHQLALVLEGEDFQTVNSNQTYSKGLTESLDSSGPEYHRSSNVEGEIFVCSGFWKRFQTSICLEKHRDTHTRVRVYQCTDCGKSFNQLHSLKNHHTIHSGEKPYTCCVCGRVFKRSSNLDIRTTEKPWKCGDCGKGFNFPCQLETHHRSHTGERPFTCPVYGKGFITSSHLKTHQKVHTGARPFTCSVCGMGFPRLTQLTTHHLVHTNKRPFKCSDCEKSFKSRDVLTSHQRTHTGERPFTCSVYGKGFTQSYHLTTHQLVHTNKRPFKCSDCEKSFKSRNHLMIHQRIHTGERPFTCSECGKGFSRSSHLRRHQRVHNSLHGLDSAVNHIQD